The following are encoded in a window of Chondrinema litorale genomic DNA:
- a CDS encoding ABC transporter permease: MKRIAYIIVIVSLLMPLVTIISLSVTVQWQYPQLWDAHFSLKNWLEAFTNNDVLSGLMLSLVIAVLIASIATSFGFIVSGFITENKKTEQLLQLAYYPYLIAPVVFGAMLQFYFAWLKLTGMLTGVILAQMIFILPYSVLFLATFWNNRIRQTAFQASSLGASNWHVYRTVLIPMARPWLFICFAQCFLISWFEYGITQVTGIGKVKTLTILTMQFVKEANPHLAGVVACLLVFPPLLLLAFNQRVFLKQSNFS; this comes from the coding sequence ATGAAAAGAATCGCATACATAATAGTGATTGTCTCTTTGCTGATGCCTTTGGTAACCATCATCAGCTTGTCTGTTACGGTGCAATGGCAATATCCACAACTTTGGGATGCTCATTTCAGCCTTAAAAACTGGTTGGAAGCTTTCACAAACAATGATGTGCTTTCTGGCTTGATGCTTTCTCTTGTAATAGCCGTTTTAATTGCCTCTATAGCTACTAGTTTTGGTTTTATAGTTTCTGGTTTCATTACTGAAAATAAGAAAACTGAGCAATTGCTACAGCTTGCTTACTATCCATACTTAATTGCTCCGGTGGTTTTTGGTGCCATGTTGCAGTTTTATTTCGCATGGCTAAAATTAACAGGTATGCTCACAGGAGTAATTCTGGCACAAATGATTTTTATATTGCCATATAGCGTGCTATTCCTTGCTACATTCTGGAACAACCGAATTAGGCAAACTGCTTTTCAGGCAAGTTCTTTAGGAGCTTCCAATTGGCATGTGTATCGAACGGTGTTAATACCCATGGCAAGACCTTGGCTTTTCATCTGCTTTGCACAATGCTTTCTTATTTCGTGGTTCGAATATGGAATTACACAAGTAACCGGCATCGGAAAAGTGAAAACTTTAACTATTCTCACCATGCAATTTGTAAAAGAAGCGAATCCACATTTGGCGGGAGTTGTGGCTTGTCTGCTTGTGTTTCCGCCACTTTTGTTGTTGGCTTTTAATCAAAGGGTATTTTTAAAACAAAGTAATTTTTCGTGA
- a CDS encoding ABC transporter substrate-binding protein — protein sequence MTFKKSIYFLLTTFTLFACSSNNKKEEPETANTWEEVLQDAKGKTVTFMMWQGDPLINKYIQGYVVPEVKHQYDITLNVIGGQGNDIVNTLMTEIQAGNETSEVDMMWINGETFYQLRQIDALYGPFTEKLPNNQYIDWNNPFISIDFQQQVAGYECPWGNVQMAFIYNSDKVENPPLTMEALEEWVKANPGKFTIGNDFTGMTLLKSWLIHLAGGASSLDGKFDQQKYEQLSKKLWDYINRIKPYFWNEGKTFPASVAQMHQLFASGELWFTMSNNDSEVDNKIQQQVFAETSRAYVPETGSIQNSHYLGIVKHAGNKNAAMVVCNFLISPEAQAKKMQPQVWGDGTVLSIDKLPEEWQKKFNEIPGRENSPPRVDIQPLALKEPAPEYMMKLFEDFRKEVINQ from the coding sequence ATGACTTTCAAAAAATCTATATACTTCTTACTCACAACATTCACCTTGTTTGCTTGCTCTTCTAACAACAAAAAGGAAGAGCCAGAAACAGCCAATACTTGGGAAGAAGTTTTACAAGATGCAAAAGGAAAAACGGTCACTTTTATGATGTGGCAAGGTGATCCTTTAATCAACAAATACATACAAGGTTATGTAGTGCCTGAAGTGAAACATCAATATGATATAACACTAAATGTAATTGGTGGGCAAGGCAACGATATTGTAAATACTTTGATGACTGAAATACAAGCAGGTAATGAAACCAGCGAAGTAGATATGATGTGGATAAATGGAGAAACTTTTTACCAACTCCGCCAGATAGATGCTTTGTATGGCCCTTTCACTGAAAAGCTACCCAACAATCAATATATCGATTGGAATAATCCATTTATCAGTATCGATTTTCAGCAGCAAGTGGCCGGCTACGAATGCCCATGGGGCAATGTCCAAATGGCTTTCATCTATAATTCAGACAAGGTAGAAAATCCACCACTCACAATGGAAGCATTAGAAGAATGGGTAAAAGCCAACCCTGGAAAATTTACGATTGGCAACGACTTTACAGGAATGACTTTGCTGAAGTCTTGGCTCATTCACTTGGCAGGAGGCGCAAGTTCTTTAGATGGAAAGTTCGATCAACAAAAATACGAACAGCTTAGCAAAAAGCTTTGGGATTACATCAACCGAATAAAACCTTATTTCTGGAATGAGGGAAAAACTTTTCCTGCTTCTGTAGCCCAAATGCATCAACTATTTGCCAGTGGAGAGCTTTGGTTTACCATGAGCAACAACGATAGCGAAGTGGATAATAAAATTCAGCAGCAAGTTTTTGCTGAAACAAGTCGCGCTTATGTGCCAGAAACAGGCTCTATCCAAAACTCACATTATCTCGGCATTGTAAAACATGCTGGGAATAAAAATGCAGCGATGGTGGTTTGCAACTTTTTAATTTCTCCAGAAGCGCAAGCTAAGAAAATGCAACCGCAAGTTTGGGGAGATGGCACAGTGCTTTCGATTGATAAACTTCCAGAAGAATGGCAAAAGAAGTTTAATGAAATTCCGGGTAGAGAGAATTCTCCACCAAGAGTAGATATTCAGCCTTTGGCTTTAAAAGAACCCGCACCAGAATACATGATGAAGCTTTTTGAAGATTTTAGAAAAGAAGTAATCAATCAGTAA
- a CDS encoding ABC transporter ATP-binding protein translates to MIQVDKISKAYANESVLKQVSFSLEANQTLSVLGKSGCGKTTLLKILAGLEKADSGCFLVNDYNIIGLPPQQREVVYLSQEALLFPHMDVFENIAYGLKVRKLDKASINSKTEEMILQLGLQAHKNKMPHQLSGGQKQRVAFGRALIINPKIMLLDEPFSSLDVQTREDMQNLFIQLRAKYNITALFVTHDLKEALKMGNQIARMEKGALKLYESVSEFVQSPDSGVEKEIEFWKNLIDHQYEKK, encoded by the coding sequence GTGATACAGGTAGATAAAATATCGAAAGCATATGCTAACGAGTCAGTTTTAAAGCAAGTGAGCTTTTCGTTAGAGGCGAATCAAACTTTGAGTGTTTTGGGTAAATCTGGTTGCGGAAAAACTACTTTGTTAAAGATTCTGGCCGGATTAGAAAAAGCAGATAGCGGCTGTTTCTTGGTGAACGATTATAATATAATAGGTCTGCCTCCACAACAAAGAGAAGTCGTTTATCTGAGCCAAGAAGCTTTGCTTTTCCCACATATGGATGTGTTTGAAAACATTGCTTATGGATTGAAAGTACGCAAACTCGATAAAGCTTCAATCAATTCTAAAACCGAAGAAATGATTTTGCAATTGGGTTTGCAAGCACATAAAAATAAAATGCCACATCAACTTTCTGGTGGACAAAAACAGCGAGTAGCATTTGGTAGGGCTTTAATTATTAACCCGAAAATAATGTTGCTCGATGAACCCTTTAGCAGTCTTGATGTTCAGACAAGAGAAGATATGCAAAACTTGTTTATCCAACTGAGAGCAAAATATAATATCACCGCCCTTTTTGTGACTCACGATTTGAAAGAAGCTTTAAAAATGGGAAATCAAATCGCCCGAATGGAAAAAGGTGCACTTAAACTCTATGAATCTGTAAGCGAATTTGTGCAAAGTCCCGATTCAGGAGTGGAAAAAGAAATTGAATTTTGGAAAAATCTTATCGACCATCAATATGAAAAAAAATAA
- a CDS encoding radical SAM protein → MKKNKDYNHVESLYWVFTQLCNDQCDHCYNLSGPQGKRITEEECLAIINNLPDKVDRLILSGGEPLAEKKKLYLILDKLKEKYGNNTQLMLQTNGDLLTEEILDTLIEKGITRFDIASIDRYHKAAGGRLIQLADLFESRGVNGDEKDPLVKKENYLHNFPLSWGYWGATEDMWLGGNWARGRALQKNIWKKDPDHNFCAILSGAIGFLNGGDQIPQEISIQLWQINPCCPGTKEPLGDARIQKVAEILEKVSDNPVFEMLDKGNPYKMGESVGVSEAHARKRCGELKNVCLWCDEFFEKHYDIQKLKPKNVPTT, encoded by the coding sequence ATGAAAAAAAATAAAGACTATAACCACGTTGAATCGCTCTACTGGGTGTTTACTCAGCTTTGCAACGATCAATGCGACCATTGCTATAACCTATCTGGGCCACAAGGCAAACGTATTACTGAAGAAGAATGTCTGGCGATTATTAATAACCTTCCAGACAAGGTGGATAGGCTTATTCTCTCTGGTGGTGAGCCACTTGCTGAGAAGAAAAAGCTTTATCTCATTCTAGATAAACTCAAAGAAAAATACGGAAATAATACGCAGTTAATGCTGCAAACCAATGGCGATTTACTCACCGAAGAAATTCTAGATACATTGATTGAAAAAGGAATCACTCGCTTTGATATTGCCAGTATAGATCGCTACCACAAAGCTGCTGGTGGTCGTTTAATACAATTGGCAGATTTGTTTGAGTCTCGTGGTGTAAATGGCGACGAAAAAGACCCACTGGTTAAAAAAGAGAACTATTTGCATAATTTCCCTTTGAGTTGGGGTTATTGGGGAGCTACAGAAGATATGTGGCTCGGTGGTAATTGGGCACGTGGCAGAGCTTTGCAAAAAAACATCTGGAAGAAAGATCCCGACCATAATTTTTGTGCGATTCTATCTGGAGCCATTGGTTTTTTAAATGGTGGAGATCAAATTCCTCAAGAGATTTCTATACAACTTTGGCAAATAAATCCTTGTTGCCCGGGTACCAAAGAACCATTGGGTGATGCTAGAATACAAAAAGTAGCTGAGATTTTGGAAAAGGTTTCTGATAACCCAGTTTTTGAAATGTTGGACAAAGGCAATCCATATAAAATGGGCGAATCTGTGGGAGTTAGCGAAGCACATGCACGCAAAAGATGTGGTGAGCTAAAAAATGTATGCCTTTGGTGTGATGAATTTTTTGAGAAGCATTATGATATTCAAAAATTGAAACCTAAAAATGTTCCTACAACTTAA
- a CDS encoding tetratricopeptide repeat protein, with protein sequence MASKAPIVKLPAWLSIIPQILFISLLFFLGRLIDEEQGTIYGLVVYFIIFFFLRNLIPKDHRKGMKQVKKGNFAEAIPHFENSYDFFTRNEWIDKYRVITMLSSGKMSYREMALNNIAYCYSQIGNGQQAKAYYERTLQEFPGSVLAESGLRMLESVEEKE encoded by the coding sequence ATGGCTTCAAAAGCACCAATCGTAAAATTACCAGCTTGGCTTTCTATTATACCTCAAATACTTTTTATCTCTCTACTTTTCTTTTTAGGACGGTTAATTGATGAAGAACAAGGCACTATTTACGGCTTAGTAGTTTATTTTATCATTTTCTTTTTTTTAAGAAATCTTATTCCCAAAGATCATAGAAAAGGAATGAAGCAAGTTAAAAAAGGCAATTTTGCAGAGGCTATTCCACATTTTGAAAACAGTTACGATTTCTTTACCCGCAACGAATGGATTGATAAATATCGAGTTATAACCATGTTGAGTTCAGGTAAAATGAGTTACAGAGAAATGGCACTTAACAACATCGCTTATTGCTATTCCCAAATCGGAAATGGGCAACAAGCAAAAGCTTATTACGAAAGAACTCTACAAGAATTTCCTGGAAGTGTTCTGGCCGAATCTGGTTTAAGAATGTTAGAATCTGTGGAAGAGAAGGAGTAA